From the Puniceicoccus vermicola genome, the window TCTGTGATGCGTCCCCGCCGGGACGCAGCTGAAGCTGCTGTCCTACTGGAAGACGTTGGATCGTGGCGTGCTCGCTCAGCTTCAACTGCCACCTTTCCGCGGCTTCGTGATGGATAAAGTCATTCCGTCTTCTTCCGACCGCGCAGCGAAAGCCGAGCGGGTACGATACTCTGCTTCTCCCGCGTGAGCGCGTGGTTTGATCTGCATTGGATCATCGCTGATTTGCCGAGAGGGATGTAGATGGAAATTATCTGTTTTGCCGCCACTTTCTCGATTTTCTAGCTGGGCTGAAGGCTTCCCCATGTTGAGATGGGAAATGGCCAAAAAAAAGAGGCGCTGCTTGGGAGCAGCGCCTCTGAAAGACGTTGGTTGAAAACCTGAGTTCCGTGTCCTTAGGCGTCTGCCGAGTCGAGGGCGACGGCGACTCCGTGGAGGATCGAGGCGATCCGAACGGCGTCGTGGACGTTGTCCTCGTTCATGCCGCCTTTTTTGACGGCGGCTTCGTGGGCCTTGAGGCACATTTCGCAGCCGGCGAGGGCGGCGGGGCCGATGGAGAACAGTTCGAAGTCTTCCTTGGTGCTGGCGACCTGCTGCATCCGCATCATGCGGAGGTTGGCCGGGCGCTGGTTGTAGGCTTCGGACTTCATCAGGTGGCGGAACCGATAGTAGATCGTGTTCATGCCCATGATGGCGGCGGCGGCGCGGGCGTCTTCGAGGGTGGCCTCGGCAACCCCGGCGGCCTTGGCATCGGCCAGAACGGCGGCGGTGAGCTCGGGATGGCGGATGTAGTAGGCCGCGGCCAGAGCGGTGCCCCAAGTCTGATCGCTGGTCAGCGATTCGCCCTCAAGCACGCGCTTGAGGTTGATCCGAAGGTCCTTGGCTTCCTCGGGAAGCTCCGTCAGGAGTTCTTTAATTTGGTCCATAGGTCTTAGACCTTAATGGTTTCTTCGCCTTTGTTCCAGTTACAAGGGCAGAGCTCGTCGGATTGAATGGCGTCGAGAATGCGGATGATTTCCTTCACATTGCGACCGACGCTCAGGTTGTTGGCAGCCGAGTATTGGACGACACCGTGCGGATCGACGATGAAGGTCGCGCGGAGGCAGACGCTTTCTTCGCGATCGAGGATGCCGAGCTCGCGGGCCAGCTTGGGTGCGGCGATGAGCGGGAACTTCAGACCCTTGAGGTCTTCGTGGTCGTTGCGCCAGGCCAGGTGGCAGAACTCGTTGTCGGCGCTGCCGCCGAGGACCACGGCGTCGCGGTCTTCGAACTCATCGACGTTCTTGTTGAACTCGACGATCTCGGTCGGGCAGACGAAGGTGAAGTCCTTCGGGTAGAAGAAGTAGACCTTCCATTTGCCCTCGTAGCTCTTGTCGGTGAGGTCGATGAGGTCGTCATTGGTGAGGCCGTTACAGGCCTTGACTTTGAATTCAGGGAACTTGTCGCCTACAGTAATCATGGATGTATCTGGTTAGTTTTCGATTTGAAGTTAAGAATTCGTAAGGCTGGTAGGTGTTCGCAGTGAGTCAAGGGAGTGAGCCAGAATTTTGGAGAAAAGAGATTTGGGCGATTGTAGAAATTAGGTCGACTACTGTGGAGTCGGAAGCCTACGCGGAGCAGTTCAGGTGCCTAAAAATTGGGCGAGAGTTCACTCAGAAAGAGTCGGGGGGGCTTTCCAAAGAAAGCCTAAAGCCGTTGGCAATAAGAAGTCCTTCGGGGGCTGTCTGACGGTATTAGAGATCGATGATGTAGAAATTGCCGAGGGAGACTTGCTCTGCTTGGCCCACCGTGATCCATCGTAGTTCAAAGAATTTTCCCCATGAATCGGAAATGGCCAATTCTCCAGTTCCCTCATTGTAACCAACGATCATGCACATGTGGGCAGCTTCGCGGTCACGGGGAATGGTCGCTCTGACGACTTCGTTTTCTTTCTCGCAGCGCTCCTTCCATGCTTCCCAGTCTTTTTGCTTCTCGCGTTCCCGGGTGCGTTTATTTGCGATCTCATTGAAGTCTCTTCCAGAGAGGAGGGTCCACATGATGGGGACCCCCTCCTCAATGAAGTCGGAAACGTCTTTAATGTTGGCTTCCATCCTTTCTTCCTCGAGATCGCGCCCGGAATAGGAGACGTAGGATTGCGCGTTTTCGACGATCTTGCGGATGTCGGTGCCTCCGCCGATTCCGGTCTGCCCGGCCATCGCCAAAACATACATGTCGGCGGGGATACTGAGAAAGCGGAGATATCGTTCGAAAGTGGCAGGGACGCAGTAGCCTTTGGGTCCTTGATCGACCATGGGAATGCCTTGAATGAGAACGTCGCCGTTCGGATACCGCACGACGTGCTCCAGAAGGCGTTCGCGCATTTCGGCCTTAGTGATGCGGTCGTTGAAGCCTCGGTTGTCGGCGATGTCTGGAGGCATGATCCTGAGGCTCACATATTCGCCATCCTGCTGGCTGAGGAGGATGGCGTGGTCTCTCCAGTCCCAGCGGCTCACGCGTTCCTTCATGTCGTATCGGCCGAGATTCATCCGATCTGGTTTTCCCAATAGGTTGACGAGCTGGTTCTCGATGGTTTCGCCATCCAGCTCGACGGCATCCTCGATGATCTCGGGGTTTCGGGTTGGAAGATCGCCTTTGTTCGCAAAAACCATGGAGAGGCTCGTTGCCTTGTCATTTTCGCCATAGAGAACGGCTGAGTAGGGCCTTGACTTGAGAATGGTGTAGGAGTCATCGGGGTATAACCGGTAGCTGGAAAGCGATTCGGTTTGGGATTCTCGTGGCCAGTTCAGGCGTTTGGCGATCGCCTTCGCGGACTCTTCCCAGAGAACGGTCTCGCCGAAAAGAGGCACTCCGAAGCTATCGTTGAGTTGTTTCACGTCAGGGCCTTCGAGCGCAGAGGGTTCGGCGGCCCTTTTCTGGCGTTTGTATTCCTCGATGTAGGCTTGGTCTTCATCGCTGAGCTGACTGATCGGGATTGTGAACCGACGTCCGTCGCTTCGCCGAATTGTGATTGATCTTTCCTGGACGGAGACCACCTCAGCCTCGAGCGTGCGGTTCTGGGTGTCTGTAAAGGTGCGAGCATCCAGCGTCGGCGGATGCATACTCACCAAAACGAGAGGAAGTATGAAAAAGCGAAACGATCTGATGCTCATGGTTTTTCGCAAGAGAGAGCTACTTTGAGAGTGCGGAATGATACAGGAGGGATCCGGTGCGAATGGATCCGAGTCGGGCTATTCGTGGCTATCGGGGATTGGTAGGTGAAATTCTTTTTCAGTCTGGCATTCTGGGTGAGCTCTAGGGTTTAGAGGCTGGGGTTTCTAAACGAGTAAGAGTGGGATTCTGCAAAATTGGAGCGGATTGGCCAGTTTGATAGTAGGGGGGCGACTATGATAGAGGAAAGGGGCGAATCGGATCTGGAACTGAGTGCTTCCAATCCTCTCTCGATATCGATTCACTGAGAATCTCCTCTAAGGAAGCCATGCGTTTGTTTGCACTCTTTTACTCATTTTTCCTCGGGTCATCTTTTTTATGGGGTGCTATCGAAAATCCTGGAGACCTAATCACACCATCGGAGGATCCGGAAGAGGTGCAGGGAATCTTAGACGAATTGGCCTCTCACGAACTGGAGGAGGACGAGCGCTATCTTCTTCACCCGGCGAACACGAGCAGCCCCCGGGATACGATCGTGAGTTTCATCAAGCTCACCCAGCGGTTTCATGACCTCATCTCCTCCGAGGATTATTCGCCGGAGGACCGGATCGAGGTGATGCATCTTTTTGGCGAGATCCAAGACTTCTTTGACATGAGGAACGTGCCGCCTTCGTTGCGGGCGGATTATGCGTCGGCCGCTGGTATTTACCTGAGGGAGATCATTGACCGGGTCGGACTGCCGGATCTCGATCACATTCCCGGGGAAATCGCGATGCGGGCCGCGATCGCCGAGGGGCAGCCGGCTCGTTGGCAGATTCCAGGTCTGCCCTTTGAGATCGCCCGGGTGAACAGTGGTCCGGAGGAGGGCCGGTATCTGTTTACGGAGAATACGCTTCTCGAGGCGAAGGCCGTCTTCCAGCGCGTGCGAGAGATGCCCTACGTCAGTGAGGCCGCCAAAGACTTCTACTATTATTTCTTCCTGACTCCGAACCCGATCATCCCTGCCGAATGGATCGATGCTCTGCCCGATTGGATGTTGAGAGATTTTTACGAGCAGACCGTCTGGCAGTGGTTCTCCATGTTCGCGGTCATTTTGATCGCGGCCTTTTCCGTTTGGTTGCTGAGAAAGGTGTTGAAGCGGATTTCCCGGGAGCGATCGGCTCTTTTCCGCCATCTGTGCATGCTCATCGTGCCCTCTTCTGCGATCGGGGTGAGCCTCTTGGGCTACAATCTGATCGACGATAAGATCTTCATTACGGGTGAGGTCTTCCAGGTGGTGACCTATCTCTTATATTTGGTGCTTCTCGCCAGTGGCATTATCGTTACGTTTGTGCTGGGGACGGTGATTTGTGATTTGGTGACGCGCTCCGAGCGGTTCGAGGGGAGGACTTTCGACTCCCATCTGGCACGAATCGGGATCCGGATCGGAAGTATCATCGTTTGCTTGGGCGTATTGATCCAGGGGTTGCAGCAGATCGGATTTTCGCTGGCGACGGTGATCGCCGGGGCCGGGGTAACCGGTTTGGCGGTCGCTCTGGCGGCCCAGAGCACGTTGCGGAACATTTTCGGAAGCTTGATGATCCTCATCGACCGACCCTTCCGGGTTGGTCAGCGGATTATCGTCAGTGGTCACGACGGGACGGTCGAGGAAATCGGCCTGCGGTCGACGCGCATCCGCCTCCTCAATGGGCATGTCACCAGCATCCCGAACGAGCGGATGGCCGATGCCGAGATTGAGAACGTGGGGCTGCGGCCCTACATTCGCCGGGTTTCGAGCATTCATCTGGCTCACGGAATGCCGATCGAGAAAGTGAATCGGGCGGTGGAGATCATTCGGAAACTTCTCGAGCCGCATGAAGTTTCGGAGGGGGGCATTCATGCTTCGGACGACCCAAACGCGCCGATCAACTACGCGGATTTCCCCCCGCGGGTCTTTTTCAATGAGTTCAACCGGGATTCGCTCAATATCTTGATGATCTATTGGTACCACCCGCCGGAGTACTGGAATTTCCTCGAATTCAGCCAACGGATCAATGAGGAGATCTTGGAGAAGTTCCGCGAAGAGGAGATCGAATTCGCCTTCCCGACCCGGACGGTCCACATCGCCGGGACGAAGGCGACGCCCTTTCCCCAGATCGAGGGCGAGGAGAAGTAGGCGAGGGCTTCAGCCCAATGTCATTGCATAATTAGCCAATCGAAAAAGAACTGCAGGATTTTGGAAGAAAAAACCTGCACGTGCGTTCAGTGTTATGTTGCAAGATATGGATGCACGAAAGGGATGTTACTTTTACGGATTCGAAAGGACTGGCATGCAAGATCGACAAGGTGCTTTGCGATGCGGCGAGGCTTGAAAGCAGGAGCATTCGCGGCCGCAGAGCTGGGTTAAGTTTAGGGACTTTGTTGTTCTCGACTATGCGTCAGAAGATCTTCAGACGTGGAGGGATGGCTGAGCATGTAAAGATGACGAGTGCCAGAAGTCTTGATGGATCTACGGTATCCCGTCGCCTTGCAAAGGTATCGAAGGAGCAGTTGGAAGCTGTGGGCGAATGTTTGCTGGGCCCGATCGGGGATCGCAGCAGTAACCCTGGAGGCTACTACCGGGGTTATCGGACGGTAGGAATCGGATGGGACATGCTTTACGTTGATCAACAGCAAAGCGATTGTTGAGAAGGTGCCGAAGTCGAAGAGCCGCCGCAGTCTGGAGTAGGAGCCCGGGGAGGCAGCTTTTCCGCAGATTTATGCGAGTTCTCTGGTGGAGTTGGGGCCTCACAACCCTTTGGCAGTCCGCGTGGGGATCGAAGGAGAATCGGAGCTGGAGCTCTCCGTTGGATTGCTGAAGAAACTGACTAAGGCAGACATGCTCCTAAGAGACCGACTTTACGGGGTGGGATGGTTTTTGCACCAGATGGTCGAACAGGGCAATTACGGTGCGTTCTTGCTGAAGGTATCCGGCTCACAAACAAGCCGCAGGATCGAAGAACTCGAAGACGGATCCTGGATCGTAGAGGTGGACGTGCGCAGCCGTCGCCGTCCGGCGGACATTATCGCTACCCATCTTGTGCGGGAAATCCGCTTTGAGATCGCCAGCACTGATGCGCAGGGTGAGAGCCGGATCGACTGTTACCGGCTTTGGACCGATCTGATGGATTGCCGGATCGATCCGGCTAAGACCTTGATCGGCCTCTACCAACAGCGATGGGAACATGAAGGTTCCTGCCGGGAAATGAAACTGGAACTAAAGAAACACAAGCATCTCAGTGCCCAGCTGCTGGAGACCGCCCACATCGAGATACTCTCGATGGTATGGGCTAGCGCCTTGATCGCTAAAGAGCGCCAGCGCCTCGCCTCAATTAACGGCTCTTCAGAAACTGCCCGGCGCGTGGGCTTCGACGTCGTCCAGGAAAACATGTGCGTGCTCTGGCCCCTGCAAAGCCAGGTCGGAATCCACCTCTCGCAGGCTCAGTTCGAGGCCAGCGCCCAGAGCTTATCCCATCATGCCAGCCTCTACAATACCCCGCAAAAAAGAAAACGATCTTGCCCGAGAAAAGTCCGACAAAATCAAAAACACTGGCCAAAAATCCGCGAAAGAACCGAATCAAAACAACCTGTCAAAATAACCATCCTCGGCCACCATTGAATTATGCAATGGCATTGGGCTTCAGCCCCGGCTTTCGTTGGAGCGGGATGGACTGTTGCGGATTTTTCGATAGTCGTCGAGTGTTTCAACTGCCGATCCGGCGCGGGAGCGCAGCCTGAAGGCGGGCCCTACAATGGCCCATTTCGACCCCTAAAAAAAGTTTAGGGAATTCTTTCATTCACCCGTTTGGTCAATCGATATTCTACAATTGCCAAGGCCGAGCGATACGGTTGTGGGGAAATTACCCATGCGAACCGATGTTTTTGTGGGGGATTTTCCCATGTCCGGGAAATAAATCGTAACTTTTTCTATTATCGGTTGACTTTAAAAATAAAAAACGGCGTTTCCAGAGCAATGATTGATCTGATTTCAGTTACTAGGGTTGTCGGGCTAGGAGCACTACTTGTGATCGCCTCCGGAAGTGCGCTTGCGGATTTGTCGTTCGAAGAGCGAGTTTGGAAAGAGACGGCGGGAGTCTCGCAGGAGAAGGTGGAGTTCGCGTTTCCGTTTGAGAACTCGGGAGAAACGGAGGTGACGATCACCGAGATCAAATCGTCCTGTGGCTGCACGACGGCGAAGCTCGACAAGAAAACGTATGCGCCTGGAGAATCCGGAGAGATCACGGGCACATTCAACATAGGTTCCCGCCAAGGGCTGCAGCGCAAGACGGTACGTCTGACCACCGACTCGGTGGCCCAGCCTCAGATTCTGCTCACCCTCGAGGTCGATATTCCCAAGCTGGTCTCCATCGAGCCCGGAATGCTTCTCTGGCGCAAGGGTGAGGTTCCCGATGTGAAGACCTTGAAGATCCTTCCGAATGAAGAGATGGGCGTTGAGATCGCCGGGATCGATCTTGAGGCCGAGGGGGTTTCGATCGAAATGTTGGACGTTGAGCCCACTGGAGCCGCAGAAGTCGAAGGGACGGGGGTTCGGGAAGCCCTGGTCACGGTGGCATCGACTGAGGCACCCAATCGGGGGTTGATTCGAATCACGGCAATGCTGCCGGATGGTCAGGAAAAGTTGTACTTCGCCCACGCGTTGGTGAGATAATGGGAGGGGTTCTCACAGAGGCGCAGAGCACTCGGAGATTTGGAGTATCGAGATGATTCAATTGAACCGTTATAAGCTCCTCTGTGTGCTCCGTGCTTCCGTGAGAGAAAGATGCGTTGGAGTAATTCGCGTCCTGCTGGCCCTCCTCCTGGTCGCTGGCCCTCTCGCGGCTGAAGATCTTTTCGAGCATCGCGCCTTGCCAACAACTGGCAAAGAGGAGGCGGTGTTGGTCCTTTGTCCGGGGATGAATGGAGACGGGGCCTTTTTCCTTGAGGAAACCCCTTGGCGGGAGTTTGCCGATCGGCACGCTCTCGGGTTGATGGCGATTCATTATACTTCGCCCGCCGGGCCCATGTATTCTGATGCGCGCCAGGGCTATTACTGGCCTGAACAGGGTTCTGGAGAGGCTCTGTTGAAGGAGATACAGGAGGTTTACGGCAAAGACCTGCCGATTCTTATCTATGGATTTTCGGGGGGAGCCCATTTTGTGAGCCGTTTCTCCGAGTGGGTGCCCGAGCGGGTCATCGCCTGGTCGGCCTATTCGGCCCAGTTCTGGGATTCGCCGTCCGAGAGCGAGATCCTTCCTCCCGGCATCGTCGCCTGCGGCGAGCAGGATGGCGTTCGCTGGTTTCCGAGTTTCGCTTACTTTTATGAAGGTCGCCGCCTTGGCAAGCCGTGGACATGGGTGAGCTTGGAGGGGACGGGTCATGTGCGTAATGGTGATTTCGAGCAGTTCGTGCGGGAATTTTTCGGCGAGGTGCTTCACGGGGACGAATCTTCGTCTCCGGTTCTGGTCGATGTCCTTTCCGGCGAAACCATCGACGCGGATGAAGTCCTGCTCCAGCCGGGGCTGGCGGCCATTCTTCCCTCGGACGCATTGGTCGAGTCGTGGCGAACCCTTCACGCGCCATAAGTCTAAGAAAATCTTCTATAAACCGAAAAGTAAAAACAGAATAACTATGAAAACAAAAATATTACTCGCAGCGCTGTTGGCACTCGGACTGCTAGGCGGTTGGGCCGCTGTGAACACTGACTCGATTTTCCTGGGTGATCCAATACTGCTGTCTTCTGACTGCGACGATGACGATGACGATGACGATGATAATGACGAGGGCGGTGGAGGTGGTCCTTCCGACAGTATG encodes:
- a CDS encoding carboxymuconolactone decarboxylase family protein — protein: MDQIKELLTELPEEAKDLRINLKRVLEGESLTSDQTWGTALAAAYYIRHPELTAAVLADAKAAGVAEATLEDARAAAAIMGMNTIYYRFRHLMKSEAYNQRPANLRMMRMQQVASTKEDFELFSIGPAALAGCEMCLKAHEAAVKKGGMNEDNVHDAVRIASILHGVAVALDSADA
- a CDS encoding peroxiredoxin, translated to MITVGDKFPEFKVKACNGLTNDDLIDLTDKSYEGKWKVYFFYPKDFTFVCPTEIVEFNKNVDEFEDRDAVVLGGSADNEFCHLAWRNDHEDLKGLKFPLIAAPKLARELGILDREESVCLRATFIVDPHGVVQYSAANNLSVGRNVKEIIRILDAIQSDELCPCNWNKGEETIKV
- a CDS encoding SHD1 domain-containing protein; the protein is MSIRSFRFFILPLVLVSMHPPTLDARTFTDTQNRTLEAEVVSVQERSITIRRSDGRRFTIPISQLSDEDQAYIEEYKRQKRAAEPSALEGPDVKQLNDSFGVPLFGETVLWEESAKAIAKRLNWPRESQTESLSSYRLYPDDSYTILKSRPYSAVLYGENDKATSLSMVFANKGDLPTRNPEIIEDAVELDGETIENQLVNLLGKPDRMNLGRYDMKERVSRWDWRDHAILLSQQDGEYVSLRIMPPDIADNRGFNDRITKAEMRERLLEHVVRYPNGDVLIQGIPMVDQGPKGYCVPATFERYLRFLSIPADMYVLAMAGQTGIGGGTDIRKIVENAQSYVSYSGRDLEEERMEANIKDVSDFIEEGVPIMWTLLSGRDFNEIANKRTREREKQKDWEAWKERCEKENEVVRATIPRDREAAHMCMIVGYNEGTGELAISDSWGKFFELRWITVGQAEQVSLGNFYIIDL
- a CDS encoding mechanosensitive ion channel domain-containing protein — its product is MQGILDELASHELEEDERYLLHPANTSSPRDTIVSFIKLTQRFHDLISSEDYSPEDRIEVMHLFGEIQDFFDMRNVPPSLRADYASAAGIYLREIIDRVGLPDLDHIPGEIAMRAAIAEGQPARWQIPGLPFEIARVNSGPEEGRYLFTENTLLEAKAVFQRVREMPYVSEAAKDFYYYFFLTPNPIIPAEWIDALPDWMLRDFYEQTVWQWFSMFAVILIAAFSVWLLRKVLKRISRERSALFRHLCMLIVPSSAIGVSLLGYNLIDDKIFITGEVFQVVTYLLYLVLLASGIIVTFVLGTVICDLVTRSERFEGRTFDSHLARIGIRIGSIIVCLGVLIQGLQQIGFSLATVIAGAGVTGLAVALAAQSTLRNIFGSLMILIDRPFRVGQRIIVSGHDGTVEEIGLRSTRIRLLNGHVTSIPNERMADAEIENVGLRPYIRRVSSIHLAHGMPIEKVNRAVEIIRKLLEPHEVSEGGIHASDDPNAPINYADFPPRVFFNEFNRDSLNILMIYWYHPPEYWNFLEFSQRINEEILEKFREEEIEFAFPTRTVHIAGTKATPFPQIEGEEK
- a CDS encoding DUF1573 domain-containing protein; translated protein: MIDLISVTRVVGLGALLVIASGSALADLSFEERVWKETAGVSQEKVEFAFPFENSGETEVTITEIKSSCGCTTAKLDKKTYAPGESGEITGTFNIGSRQGLQRKTVRLTTDSVAQPQILLTLEVDIPKLVSIEPGMLLWRKGEVPDVKTLKILPNEEMGVEIAGIDLEAEGVSIEMLDVEPTGAAEVEGTGVREALVTVASTEAPNRGLIRITAMLPDGQEKLYFAHALVR